A region of Deinococcota bacterium DNA encodes the following proteins:
- a CDS encoding peptide ABC transporter substrate-binding protein, with product MKRLAAMTVVLGLWATALAGPGDNSLIIATSQEPVVIGGDPNTVLTSAAIRSEIELYLNVGLYRTDIDGELQPVLATEVATADNGRLRFEDIGDGEQRLEYDITLRDDVFWSDGQPITSADAELWVEMGTTPGMPVAGPDFYARVSIEVQDERNFTVTMEPAQSSDLFAAVGIAPAHVMRAGFEEVRTSAEALDPEADAERVAEIYRGFFTQFASPEAVNQGRMVYSGPFVPVRWASGSSFTMARNPEFFMHPDNQDEYVQTVEYQFISDTNALLIAVLGGGVDATSSVALTFDQGLSPTLQNRAAGRFDIWFIPSPVWEHMDVNQWTDTVQQVADLQLDDVRTRQALVHAMDRQGMTDALYEGLQPVAHTDVHPVHPFFNPDVVQYDYNPERAAELFAELGWERGGDGILQRTTEDGRNVRFELEFVTTAGNAARERQQQFIAEDWQQAGVAVQINNAPATVVFANEFSGRAYEGSWSGVFMFAWVSSLASTANQATYLCENRPRPENNFAGQNYGGYCSPEYDEVRNRAVREFDLEAATPIYQELQDMYAQDLPALPLIFRSNAMVTRTGLVNFVTNTYANGFGYPPVEPWLVGWDNRDVEQVYDQTDYALALEQE from the coding sequence GGGACCCCAATACCGTCTTGACCAGCGCGGCCATCCGCTCGGAGATCGAGCTTTACCTTAACGTCGGCCTCTACCGCACCGACATCGACGGCGAGCTTCAGCCGGTCTTGGCGACCGAGGTCGCCACCGCGGATAACGGCCGCCTGCGCTTCGAGGACATCGGCGACGGCGAGCAGCGCCTCGAGTACGACATCACCCTGCGCGACGACGTCTTCTGGTCCGACGGCCAGCCCATCACCTCGGCCGACGCCGAGCTCTGGGTCGAGATGGGCACTACCCCCGGCATGCCCGTCGCCGGTCCGGACTTCTACGCGCGCGTCTCTATCGAAGTGCAGGACGAGCGTAACTTCACGGTCACCATGGAGCCCGCGCAGAGCTCCGACCTGTTCGCCGCCGTTGGCATCGCGCCGGCCCACGTCATGCGCGCCGGTTTCGAAGAGGTCCGCACCAGCGCCGAGGCCCTCGATCCCGAGGCCGACGCCGAGCGCGTCGCCGAGATCTACCGCGGCTTCTTCACCCAGTTCGCCTCGCCCGAAGCGGTCAACCAGGGGCGGATGGTCTACAGCGGCCCCTTCGTGCCGGTGCGCTGGGCCTCGGGCAGCTCCTTTACCATGGCGCGCAACCCCGAGTTCTTCATGCACCCCGACAACCAAGACGAGTACGTCCAGACGGTCGAGTACCAGTTCATCAGCGATACCAACGCGCTCCTCATCGCCGTCCTGGGCGGCGGCGTCGACGCCACCTCGAGCGTGGCCCTGACCTTCGACCAAGGTCTCTCGCCCACGCTGCAAAACCGCGCCGCCGGCCGCTTCGACATCTGGTTCATCCCCAGCCCCGTCTGGGAGCACATGGACGTCAACCAGTGGACCGACACCGTGCAGCAGGTCGCCGACCTCCAGCTCGACGACGTGCGCACCCGCCAGGCGCTGGTGCACGCCATGGACCGCCAGGGCATGACCGACGCGCTCTACGAGGGCCTGCAGCCCGTCGCGCACACCGACGTCCACCCCGTCCACCCCTTCTTCAACCCCGACGTGGTGCAGTACGACTACAACCCCGAGCGCGCTGCCGAACTCTTCGCCGAACTCGGCTGGGAGCGCGGCGGTGACGGCATCCTCCAGCGCACCACCGAGGACGGCCGCAACGTGCGCTTCGAGCTCGAGTTCGTGACCACCGCGGGCAACGCCGCGCGCGAGCGCCAGCAGCAGTTTATCGCCGAGGACTGGCAGCAGGCCGGCGTCGCCGTGCAGATCAACAACGCGCCCGCCACCGTCGTCTTCGCCAACGAGTTCAGCGGCCGCGCCTATGAGGGCAGCTGGTCGGGCGTCTTCATGTTCGCCTGGGTGTCGAGCCTGGCCTCTACGGCGAACCAGGCCACCTACCTCTGCGAGAACAGGCCGCGCCCCGAGAACAACTTCGCCGGCCAGAACTACGGCGGCTACTGCAGCCCCGAGTACGACGAGGTCCGCAACCGCGCGGTGAGAGAGTTCGACCTCGAGGCGGCCACGCCCATCTACCAGGAACTTCAGGACATGTACGCGCAAGACCTGCCGGCCCTGCCCCTGATCTTCCGCTCCAACGCGATGGTGACCCGCACCGGCCTGGTCAACTTCGTGACCAACACCTACGCCAACGGCTTCGGCTACCCGCCCGTCGAGCCCTGGCTCGTCGGCTGGGACAACCGCGACGTCGAGCAGGTCTACGACCAAACCGACTACGCGCTCGCCCTCGAGCAGGAGTAA